A genomic window from Fusarium verticillioides 7600 chromosome 5, whole genome shotgun sequence includes:
- a CDS encoding 3-oxoacyl-[acyl-carrier protein] reductase, which yields MSGRLQGKTAIVTGGASGFGKGIATKFISEGANVIITDLNGQQGQAVAQELSCAFTQADVTNPDDWRRVLEFAIEKYKQLDIVVNNAGAAYSKKPTEDVTPKDFDLVMNVNVKSVYYSTNVLVPYFLKEGRPGCFIQVASTAGIRPRPELTWYNASKAAVINATKTMAVEYGPKQIRFNSVSPVVGSTGMTHLFIGKPDTEENRKGFVSTIPMGRPSTPSDIANACCYLASDEASFITGVDLEVDGGRCV from the exons atgtcaggCCGTCTTCAAGGAAAGACCGCAATCGTCACAGGCGGCGCATCAGGCTTCGGCAAAGGCATCGCCACAAAATTCATCTCCGAAGGCGCCAACGTCATAATCACCGACCTCAACggccaacaaggccaagccgTCGCCCAAGAACTATCCTGCGCCTTCACCCAAGCAGACGTGACCAACCCCGATGACTGGCGCCGCGTTCTCGAGTTTGCTATTGAAAAGTACAAACAGCTCgacatcgtcgtcaacaATGCTGGGGCGGCTtactccaagaagccaactGAAGATGTCACGCCCAAGGACTTTGATCTTGTGATGAATGTCAATGTAAAGAGTGTTTATTACTCTACTAATGTGCTGGTGCCTTACTTTTTGAAGGAGGGCAGACCGGGGTGTTTTATTCAGGTTGCGAGTACGGCGGGTATTAGACCTAGGCCTGAGTTGACGTGGTATAATGCCTCGAAGGCGGCTGTTATTAATGCTACCAAGACGATGGCTGTTGAGTATGGGCCCAAGCAGATTCGGTTCAACTCTGTTTCTCCCGTTGTTGGAAGCACTGGCAT GACACATTTGTTTATCGGCAAGCCGGATACTGAGGAGAACAGAAAGGGCTTTGTTTCCACCATTCCCATGGGTAGACCTTCGACACCTAGCGATATCGCCAATGCTTGTTGCTACTTGGCCAGTGATGAAGCATCTTTCATTactggtgttgatcttgag GTTGATGGAGGGCGCTGCGTGTAA
- a CDS encoding succinate-semialdehyde dehydrogenase produces MGSSHHLPFNLTDESLLRPKSLINGEFVSSKEGKTFNVIDPGTGMTWTSCPDCTASDVDAAVKSSYEAFKSYSKTTPRFRAQTIMKWYNLMVAAREDLAHILVHETGKPLEEARGEIDYALTFVWWFSGEADRAHGSSLTCAIPGRRAMTIKQPIGVAAALVPWNFPIALALRKAAAALAAGCTMVIKPSPETPLTAVSVAYLALKAGFPPGALNVVTTSLENTPAVAEALCLNPLVKKVSFTGSTRVGKIIASLCAQNLKKTTFELGGNCPFIVFDDANVDQAMNQLMALKWRHAGQACVTSNRVFVQSNIYDSFVERLVSETRKLKLGHGMMKGATLGALTTTRGLDKAEELYQDAVSKGAKAVLGTGKRYDGEGYFMEPTILTEMKDEMLMTHEEIFAPLLGVYRFESEEEVVQRANDTPYGLASYVFTKNVDRLWRMFENLDAGMIGLNTGNSSSAEAPFGGIKDSGHGKESGKDVAIDEFLITKTGTMTVEGQY; encoded by the exons ATGGGAAGCTCACATCATctccccttcaacctcacagACGAGTCCCTCCTTCGtcccaagtctctcatcaaTGGAGAATTCGTCTCCTCAAAAGAAGGCAAGACTTTCAATGTCATCGACCCAGGAACCGGCATGACATGGACATCATGCCCAGACTGCACAGCATCCGACGTCGATGCAGCAGTGAAGTCGTCTTATGAAGCCTTCAAGAGCTACTCCAAGACAACACCGCGCTTCCGTGCTCAGACCATCATGAAGTGGTATAATCTGATGGTTGCCGCACGAGAGGATCTAGCGCATATTCTTGTTCATGAGACTGGCAAGCCCTTGGAAGAGGCCCGCGGCGAAATTGACTATGCTCTTACGTTCGTCTGGTGGTTCTCCGGTGAAGCAGACAGGGCGCATGGGTCCTCTCTTACCTGTGCTATTCCTGGTAGACGCGCTATGACTATCAAACAACCTATCGGCGTTGCAGCTGCTCTTGTGCCTTGGAACTTCCCCATCGCTCTAGCATTACGCAAAGCAGCAGCCGCACTTGCTGCAGGTTGCACAATGGTCATCAAGCCCTCGCCCGAGACACCCCTCACAGCAGTCTCAGTCGCTTATCTAGCGTTAAAAGCAGGCTTTCCGCCCGGTGCCCTCAACGTGGTTACAACATCCCTCGAGAATACACCAGCAGTCGCTGAAGCTCTTTGTCTGAACCCGCTTGTGAAGAAGGTGAGCTTCACTGGTAGCACGAGAGTTGGCAAGATTATCGCCAGTCTATGTGCCCAGAATCTCAAGAAGACGACGTTTGAGCTTGGTGGGAACTGCCCCTTCATCGTGTTCGATGACGCCAATGTTGATCAGGCTATGAACCAGCTTATGGCTCTGAAGTGGAGGCACGCGGGTCAAGCTTGTGTCACGTCTAACCGAGTCTTTGTTCAGAGTAATATCTACGATTCTTTTGTTGAGAGACTCGTATCTGAAACTCGAAAGCTGAAGCTAGGTCATGGTATGATGAAAGGTGCCACGCTAGGCGCATTGACGACTACAAGAGGCCTCGACAAGGCGGAGGAGTTGTATCAAGATGCTGTCAGCAAAGGAGCAAAAGCTGTCCTTGGAACAGGGAAACGCTACGACGGAGAGGGCTATTTCATGGAACCGACTATCTTGACCGAAATGAAGGACGAAATGCTCATGACGCACGAGGAGATCTTTGCTCCTCTTCTGGGCGTCTATCGCTTTgagtcagaagaagaggttgtccAAAGAGCCAACGACACACCCTATGGCTTAGCGAGCTATGTATTCACCAAGAATGTGGATAGGCTGTGGAGGATgtttgagaaccttgacgCCGGAATGATTGGATTG AACACAGGTAACAGCTCTTCAGCTGAGGCGCCTTTTGGAGGAATTAAGGATAGTGGGCATGGAAAGGAGAGTGGTAAGGATGTTGCTATTGACGAGTTCTTGATCACCAAGACGGGCACGATGACTGTTGAAGGGCAATATTGA